The proteins below are encoded in one region of Bifidobacterium catenulatum DSM 16992 = JCM 1194 = LMG 11043:
- the tuf gene encoding elongation factor Tu, producing the protein MAKEKYERTKPHVNIGTIGHVDHGKTTLTAAISKVLHEEYPDINPAYDFNQIDAAPEEQQRGITINIAHIEYQTAERHYAHVDCPGHADFVKNMITGAAQMDGAILVVAATDGPMAQTREHVLLARQVGVPRILVALNKCDMVDDEELIELVEEEVRDLLDENGFDRDCPVIHTSAYGALHDDAPDHEKWVESVKELMKAVDEYIPTPTHDLDKPFLMPIEDVFTISGRGTVVTGRVERGKLPVNSNVEIVGIRPTQTTTVTSIETFHKQMDECEAGDNTGLLLRGINRDQVERGQVLAAPGSVTPHTKFEGEVYVLTKDEGGRHSPFFSNYRPQFYFRTTDVTGVITLPEGVEMVQPGDHATFGVELIQPIAMEEGLTFAVREGGHTVGSGRVTKIIE; encoded by the coding sequence ATGGCAAAGGAAAAGTACGAGCGTACTAAGCCGCACGTTAACATTGGTACCATCGGCCACGTCGATCACGGTAAGACTACCCTGACCGCAGCCATCTCCAAGGTCCTGCACGAAGAGTACCCGGACATCAACCCGGCTTACGACTTCAACCAGATCGACGCCGCTCCGGAAGAGCAGCAGCGTGGTATCACCATCAACATTGCCCACATCGAGTACCAGACCGCTGAGCGTCACTACGCTCACGTCGACTGCCCGGGCCACGCCGACTTCGTGAAGAACATGATCACCGGCGCTGCCCAGATGGATGGCGCTATCCTCGTTGTGGCCGCCACCGACGGCCCGATGGCTCAGACCCGCGAGCACGTGCTGCTCGCTCGTCAGGTGGGCGTGCCGCGTATCCTCGTCGCTCTGAACAAGTGCGATATGGTCGACGACGAAGAGCTCATCGAGCTCGTTGAGGAAGAGGTCCGTGACCTCCTCGACGAGAACGGCTTCGATCGCGATTGCCCGGTCATCCACACCTCCGCTTACGGCGCGCTGCACGACGACGCTCCGGACCACGAGAAGTGGGTTGAGTCCGTCAAGGAACTCATGAAGGCTGTCGACGAGTACATCCCGACCCCGACTCACGATCTGGACAAGCCGTTCCTGATGCCGATCGAAGATGTGTTCACCATCTCCGGCCGTGGCACCGTGGTTACCGGCCGTGTCGAGCGTGGTAAGCTCCCGGTCAACTCCAACGTCGAGATCGTTGGTATCCGTCCGACCCAGACCACCACCGTCACCTCCATCGAGACCTTCCACAAGCAGATGGACGAGTGCGAGGCTGGCGACAACACCGGTCTGCTGCTCCGCGGCATCAACCGTGACCAGGTCGAGCGTGGCCAGGTTCTGGCTGCTCCGGGCTCCGTGACCCCGCACACCAAGTTCGAGGGCGAAGTCTACGTGCTGACCAAGGACGAAGGCGGCCGTCACTCGCCGTTCTTCTCCAACTACCGTCCGCAGTTCTACTTCCGTACCACCGACGTCACCGGCGTTATCACCCTGCCGGAAGGCGTTGAGATGGTGCAGCCGGGCGATCACGCTACCTTCGGCGTTGAGCTGATCCAGCCGATCGCTATGGAAGAGGGCCTGACCTTCGCAGTGCGCGAAGGCGGCCACACCGTCGGCTCGGGCCGTGTCACCAAGATCATCGAGTAG
- the efp gene encoding elongation factor P, with amino-acid sequence MAQTTNDIKNGSVLNLDGQLWAVIKFQHVKPGKGPAFVRTTIKNVLSGKIVDKTFNAGMKMEFETVDNRNLQYSYEDGDNFVFMDMTTYDQIYIPKTLVGDQAKFLLEGTDCVVSFHDGTPLSVELPASVILTVTHTEPGLQGNRSNAGTKPATVETGAEIQVPLFIGEGEKVKVNTTDGSYLGREN; translated from the coding sequence TTGGCACAGACTACCAATGACATCAAGAACGGTTCCGTCCTGAACCTCGATGGCCAGCTGTGGGCCGTCATCAAGTTCCAGCACGTCAAGCCGGGCAAGGGCCCTGCTTTCGTGCGCACCACCATCAAGAACGTCCTCTCGGGCAAGATTGTCGACAAGACTTTCAATGCCGGCATGAAGATGGAATTCGAAACCGTCGACAACCGCAACCTCCAGTACTCCTACGAGGACGGCGACAACTTCGTGTTCATGGATATGACCACCTACGATCAGATCTACATTCCGAAGACTCTCGTCGGTGACCAGGCCAAGTTCCTGCTGGAAGGAACTGACTGCGTCGTGTCCTTCCACGACGGCACCCCGTTGTCCGTCGAACTGCCGGCTTCCGTGATCCTGACCGTCACCCATACCGAACCGGGTCTGCAGGGTAACCGTTCCAACGCCGGTACCAAGCCGGCCACCGTTGAGACTGGTGCCGAGATTCAGGTTCCGCTGTTCATCGGCGAAGGCGAGAAGGTCAAGGTGAACACCACCGACGGCTCCTACCTCGGCCGCGAGAACTGA
- the carA gene encoding glutamine-hydrolyzing carbamoyl-phosphate synthase small subunit — MFDPQDAVLVLEDGQVYVGEPYGAIGTTSGEIVFATGMTGYQETLTDPSYDRQIVVQTFPHIGDTGINGEDPESTRIWVAGYVVRDPSPNVSNWRATGSLDDDLEANKIVGISRIDTRKLVRHLRSAGVMRAAIFSGDALLDDNGKLRTIESMLDEVKSTPQMKGMSLYDEVSTKEAYTIEPCGEFAGKEPLFTIAAVDLGIKAMTPHRMAERGCRVHVVPSSITFNELEALHPDGVFFSNGPGDPEQAAPEVNLLRQVLDAGYPFFGICFGNQLLGRALGFGTYKLKFGHRGINQPVKDMTTGKIEITAHNHGFAVDAPIGETVDAPFENGKYGKVFVSHIDLNDNVVEGLQCVDIPAFSVQYHPEAAAGPHDAAYLFDRFVDLMRSAKEGTRNA, encoded by the coding sequence ATGTTTGACCCTCAAGATGCCGTTCTCGTTCTCGAAGACGGACAGGTGTATGTGGGTGAACCTTACGGCGCGATCGGCACGACCAGCGGGGAGATCGTTTTCGCGACCGGCATGACCGGTTATCAGGAGACGCTTACGGACCCCAGCTACGATCGTCAGATCGTGGTACAGACGTTCCCTCATATTGGGGACACGGGAATCAATGGGGAGGATCCGGAATCCACGCGAATCTGGGTTGCCGGCTACGTCGTGCGCGATCCCAGCCCGAACGTGAGTAATTGGCGCGCCACCGGCAGCCTTGATGACGATCTGGAAGCCAACAAGATTGTTGGCATCAGCCGTATCGACACCCGCAAGCTGGTGCGTCACCTGCGTTCCGCCGGTGTGATGCGTGCTGCGATTTTCTCCGGTGACGCCTTGCTTGACGACAATGGCAAGCTGCGCACCATCGAATCCATGCTCGACGAGGTTAAATCCACTCCACAGATGAAGGGGATGAGCCTCTACGACGAGGTCAGCACCAAGGAAGCCTACACCATCGAACCGTGTGGTGAATTCGCAGGCAAGGAGCCGCTGTTCACCATCGCCGCGGTCGATCTTGGCATCAAGGCCATGACTCCGCATCGTATGGCTGAACGCGGTTGCCGTGTGCATGTGGTGCCTTCCAGCATCACGTTCAACGAGCTTGAAGCTCTCCATCCTGATGGTGTTTTCTTCTCCAATGGCCCGGGAGATCCGGAACAGGCCGCCCCTGAGGTGAACTTGCTTCGTCAGGTGCTTGATGCAGGTTATCCGTTCTTCGGCATCTGCTTCGGCAACCAGCTGCTCGGACGTGCGCTTGGCTTCGGTACGTACAAGCTGAAGTTCGGCCACCGTGGCATCAACCAGCCGGTCAAAGACATGACTACCGGCAAAATCGAAATCACCGCGCACAACCACGGTTTCGCCGTCGACGCGCCGATCGGCGAAACCGTTGACGCGCCGTTCGAAAACGGCAAGTACGGCAAGGTGTTCGTCAGTCACATCGATCTGAACGACAACGTGGTTGAAGGCCTGCAGTGCGTCGATATTCCGGCATTCTCCGTGCAGTACCATCCGGAGGCCGCAGCCGGCCCGCACGATGCCGCATACCTGTTCGATCGTTTCGTGGATCTCATGCGTTCCGCCAAGGAGGGAACCCGCAATGCCTAA
- the carB gene encoding carbamoyl-phosphate synthase large subunit, which produces MPKRTDIKSVMVIGSGPIVIGQAAEFDYSGTQACRVLREEGIRVILVNSNPATIMTDPEMADATYIEPISTPILEQIIAKERPDALLPTLGGQTALNAAMALGEAGVLKKYNVELIGASLEAIDRGEDRELFKKVVEEAGAESARSDIAHSLEEVDKIAEKFGYPLVVRPSFTMGGLGSGIAHDEEELHRIAGAGIHYSPTDEVLIEEGIEGWKEYELELMRDKKDNVVVVCPIENVDPVGVHTGDSITVAPVFTLTDREYQKLRDIGIAIIRGVGVDTGGCNIQFAINPNTGRIIVIEMNPRVSRSSALASKATGFPIAKIATKLALGYTLDEIQNDITQSTPASFEPTIDYVVTKVPRFAFEKFPGADPTLTTSMKSVGEAMALAGNFQESLGKAMRSIDKRHMSFSWDGDKPSAQEVDELLDAIKVPTEHRYLQIQRALWGGATEQQIFDATKIDPWFIRQFELINETALEIKGAEKLSRKLLKKAKLAGLSDLQIAHLRRLGDEGENTIRELRWSYDLRPVFKTVDTCAAEFDAVTPYYYSCYADESELRPREREAVIILGSGPNRIGQGIEFDYTCVHAVQELGKDYDTIMVNCNPETVSTDYDMSDRLYFEPLTFEDVLEIYEAEKKMGPVKGVIVQLGGQTPLSLAARLKAAGVPILGTTPESIDLAENRELFGEVLKKAEMNAPRYGTALSLDEAREAAHNIGYPVLVRPSYVLGGRGMEIVYDDAQLRKYVDRALKEAQADTVVSGRLPSPLLIDKFLQDAVEIDVDALFDGEELYIGGIMEHVEEAGVHSGDAACTLPPSTLSDDQIRRLREGTYAIAKGCGVQGLINVQYAFMANTLYVIEANPRASRTVPFASKATGVALAKAAARIMAGETIQQQRDNDLLLPHGDGGDIRRGQQVAVKESVLPFKRFRTPLGKTVDVLLGPEMRSTGEVMGFDRDFPHAFAKSQLAAYDGGLPTSGNVFISVNDTDKRQLPLFAARLVELGFNIWATEGTASVLRRYGIDSKIVDKISVRMDSDPDDPITTYHAEGSVGKNVVQLIEEGAIDLILNTPNSRGSRSDGYAIRSAAIAADLPQFTTMTEFSAVLMAIEAVRNNDYQIMSIQDHSQQLFELESRE; this is translated from the coding sequence ATGCCTAAGCGCACAGACATCAAGTCCGTGATGGTCATCGGCTCCGGTCCGATTGTGATCGGCCAGGCCGCAGAATTCGATTACTCGGGCACTCAGGCCTGCCGCGTGCTTCGTGAGGAAGGCATCCGAGTCATTCTCGTCAACTCCAACCCGGCCACCATCATGACCGATCCGGAAATGGCGGATGCCACCTATATCGAGCCGATCTCCACGCCGATCCTCGAGCAGATCATCGCCAAGGAACGTCCTGACGCCCTGCTGCCGACCCTAGGCGGTCAGACCGCACTGAACGCAGCCATGGCACTGGGCGAGGCCGGTGTGCTCAAGAAGTACAATGTCGAGCTGATTGGCGCTTCCCTTGAAGCCATCGACCGTGGTGAGGATCGTGAGCTCTTCAAGAAGGTCGTTGAGGAGGCTGGTGCCGAATCCGCACGTTCCGATATCGCCCATTCCCTCGAAGAGGTCGATAAGATCGCTGAGAAGTTCGGCTATCCGCTGGTTGTGCGACCGAGCTTCACCATGGGTGGTCTTGGTTCCGGCATCGCGCACGATGAAGAGGAACTGCACCGCATCGCAGGCGCGGGCATCCATTATTCCCCGACCGACGAGGTGCTGATCGAAGAAGGCATCGAAGGCTGGAAGGAATACGAACTCGAGCTGATGCGCGACAAGAAAGACAATGTCGTGGTCGTCTGCCCGATTGAGAACGTGGATCCTGTTGGTGTGCACACCGGCGATTCCATTACCGTGGCGCCTGTGTTCACCCTGACCGATCGCGAATATCAGAAGCTTCGTGATATCGGCATCGCCATTATTCGTGGCGTGGGCGTCGATACTGGCGGCTGCAACATCCAGTTCGCTATCAATCCGAACACCGGACGTATCATCGTCATCGAAATGAACCCGCGTGTGTCCCGTTCCTCCGCTCTGGCATCCAAGGCAACCGGCTTCCCGATCGCGAAGATCGCCACCAAGCTGGCTCTTGGCTACACGCTCGACGAAATCCAGAACGATATCACGCAGTCCACTCCGGCCAGCTTCGAGCCGACCATCGACTACGTGGTCACCAAAGTCCCGCGTTTCGCTTTCGAAAAGTTCCCGGGTGCCGATCCGACGCTGACCACCTCCATGAAGTCCGTGGGCGAGGCCATGGCGCTGGCAGGCAACTTCCAGGAATCCCTCGGCAAGGCCATGCGCTCCATCGACAAGCGTCACATGAGCTTCAGCTGGGATGGCGACAAGCCTTCCGCACAGGAAGTCGATGAGCTGCTGGACGCCATCAAGGTGCCGACCGAGCATCGTTATCTTCAGATTCAGCGTGCCCTGTGGGGAGGCGCCACCGAACAGCAGATCTTCGACGCCACCAAGATCGACCCATGGTTCATTCGCCAGTTCGAACTCATCAATGAGACAGCTCTTGAAATCAAGGGAGCGGAGAAACTTAGCCGCAAGCTGCTGAAGAAGGCGAAGCTGGCTGGTCTTTCCGATCTGCAGATCGCCCACCTGCGTCGCTTGGGAGATGAAGGCGAAAACACGATCCGTGAGCTTCGTTGGTCGTATGATCTTCGCCCGGTCTTCAAGACGGTCGATACTTGCGCTGCCGAGTTCGACGCGGTGACTCCGTACTACTACTCCTGCTATGCGGATGAAAGCGAACTGCGCCCGCGTGAGCGCGAAGCCGTGATCATTCTCGGCTCCGGCCCGAACCGTATCGGTCAGGGTATCGAGTTCGACTACACCTGCGTGCATGCCGTGCAGGAACTGGGCAAGGACTATGACACCATCATGGTCAACTGCAACCCGGAAACCGTGTCGACCGATTACGACATGTCCGATCGCCTGTACTTTGAACCGCTCACCTTCGAAGACGTGCTCGAAATCTACGAGGCCGAAAAGAAGATGGGCCCAGTCAAGGGTGTTATCGTTCAGCTTGGTGGACAGACCCCGTTGTCTTTGGCAGCTCGTCTGAAGGCTGCTGGCGTGCCGATTCTCGGCACCACGCCTGAATCCATCGATCTGGCTGAAAACCGTGAGCTCTTCGGCGAAGTGCTGAAGAAGGCCGAGATGAACGCGCCTCGCTACGGCACCGCCCTGAGTCTTGACGAAGCCCGTGAAGCGGCACACAACATCGGTTACCCGGTGCTGGTACGTCCGAGCTACGTGCTTGGTGGTCGTGGCATGGAAATCGTGTATGACGATGCCCAGTTGCGCAAGTACGTGGACCGCGCATTGAAGGAAGCCCAGGCCGATACCGTGGTTTCTGGCCGTCTGCCTTCTCCGCTGCTGATCGACAAGTTCCTGCAGGACGCCGTGGAAATCGACGTTGATGCCCTGTTCGACGGTGAAGAGTTGTATATCGGCGGCATTATGGAGCATGTCGAGGAAGCCGGTGTGCACTCCGGCGATGCCGCATGCACCTTGCCTCCGAGCACCCTTTCCGATGATCAGATCCGTCGCCTGCGCGAAGGCACCTATGCCATCGCCAAGGGCTGTGGCGTGCAAGGCCTGATCAACGTGCAGTACGCCTTCATGGCCAACACCCTGTACGTCATCGAGGCAAATCCACGTGCTTCCCGTACCGTACCGTTCGCTTCCAAGGCGACCGGCGTGGCACTGGCCAAGGCGGCGGCTCGCATCATGGCCGGCGAAACCATTCAGCAGCAGCGCGACAACGACTTGTTGTTGCCTCACGGCGATGGTGGAGATATTCGCCGCGGTCAGCAGGTTGCCGTCAAGGAATCCGTGCTTCCGTTCAAGCGTTTCCGCACGCCGCTCGGCAAGACCGTCGACGTGCTGCTCGGACCGGAGATGCGTTCCACCGGCGAGGTCATGGGCTTTGACCGTGACTTCCCGCATGCGTTCGCTAAGAGCCAGCTGGCCGCCTATGACGGTGGCTTGCCGACAAGCGGCAACGTGTTCATCTCTGTGAACGACACCGACAAGCGTCAACTGCCGTTGTTTGCCGCACGCTTGGTGGAGCTTGGCTTCAACATTTGGGCCACCGAGGGTACCGCATCCGTGTTGCGTCGCTATGGCATCGACTCCAAGATCGTCGATAAGATCAGCGTGCGTATGGATTCCGATCCGGATGATCCGATTACCACCTACCATGCGGAAGGCAGTGTCGGCAAGAATGTCGTACAGCTGATCGAAGAAGGTGCCATCGATCTGATCCTCAACACGCCGAACTCCCGTGGATCCCGTTCCGACGGCTATGCCATCCGTTCGGCGGCCATTGCCGCGGATCTGCCTCAGTTCACCACCATGACGGAATTCTCCGCTGTATTGATGGCCATCGAGGCTGTGCGTAATAATGATTATCAGATCATGAGCATTCAGGATCATTCCCAGCAGCTGTTCGAGTTGGAAAGCCGTGAGTAA
- the pyrF gene encoding orotidine-5'-phosphate decarboxylase — translation MVSSLSSEEMNAQRSDFGLRLSNSMAKYGPLCVGIDPHRQLLADWGYNVDALGAELYSMRMLQAANGRAAAVKFQFSMFERYGSKGIAALERVLYAARQMGIITIVDCLHGGLPTTVSAFADAYFKPGSPLLADAITLLPYYGARSLGGVINDALNNGRGVFIASLTSNQEGASLQTAIRQAGEYKGRTVAYGIASTAQKFNKGNDGMGSVGLIIGATIGQWINDSGVDPAKFTGPILSPGYGWQGAETRDLKTVFKGTKGNVLVTVSRFIAAHGPDIAALSAATESVALDIRQALIEAQNEIDDEVLDDDEEE, via the coding sequence ATGGTAAGTAGCCTCAGTAGTGAAGAGATGAATGCCCAGCGTTCGGATTTCGGTCTGCGTCTGAGCAATTCCATGGCCAAGTATGGTCCGCTGTGTGTGGGCATCGACCCGCATCGGCAACTCCTTGCTGACTGGGGCTACAATGTGGACGCCTTAGGTGCGGAACTGTACTCCATGCGTATGTTGCAGGCAGCCAATGGGAGAGCGGCAGCCGTCAAATTCCAGTTCTCCATGTTCGAGCGCTACGGTTCGAAAGGTATCGCGGCGCTCGAACGGGTACTGTATGCGGCCCGTCAGATGGGAATCATCACCATTGTCGACTGCCTGCACGGCGGTTTGCCGACTACGGTGTCCGCATTCGCCGACGCCTATTTCAAGCCGGGATCTCCTCTGCTGGCCGACGCCATCACCTTGCTGCCGTACTACGGTGCACGTTCTTTGGGCGGTGTGATCAACGACGCGCTCAATAACGGTCGAGGCGTGTTCATCGCATCGTTGACCTCGAATCAAGAAGGTGCCAGCCTGCAGACAGCCATTCGTCAGGCGGGCGAATACAAGGGTAGAACCGTGGCCTACGGCATCGCCAGCACCGCGCAGAAATTCAACAAGGGCAATGACGGTATGGGTTCCGTTGGCTTGATCATCGGTGCCACCATTGGTCAGTGGATCAATGATTCCGGTGTCGACCCGGCTAAGTTCACTGGTCCTATTCTGTCTCCGGGCTACGGATGGCAAGGTGCTGAAACCCGCGACCTCAAGACGGTATTCAAAGGCACTAAAGGCAATGTGCTTGTCACCGTATCTCGTTTTATCGCCGCACACGGCCCGGATATTGCCGCTCTGAGCGCGGCCACGGAATCCGTGGCGCTCGATATTCGTCAGGCGCTTATCGAAGCGCAGAACGAAATCGATGATGAGGTTTTGGACGACGACGAAGAAGAGTGA
- the gmk gene encoding guanylate kinase has translation MTDSRHGRLIVLCGPAGVGKGTVLGRVREQHPQIWLSVSATTRKPRPGEVDGVNYFFMTEQEFLAKEDAGEFLETADVFGLAHYGTPVKPVVEHLEQNIPVILEIDIQGARSVKQRAGELGLDVMTVFIAPPSFEELERRLVGRGTETPEQQAKRLETAKIELAAEPEFDKVIVNNVVDDAANELWNLIATEFNL, from the coding sequence ATGACTGATTCTCGTCATGGACGTTTGATTGTGCTTTGTGGTCCCGCCGGTGTTGGCAAGGGCACCGTTTTGGGACGCGTACGTGAGCAGCATCCGCAGATTTGGCTGTCGGTATCCGCAACGACCCGTAAACCACGTCCAGGCGAAGTGGATGGCGTCAATTACTTCTTCATGACCGAACAGGAGTTTCTCGCCAAAGAAGATGCCGGTGAGTTTTTGGAAACCGCTGACGTCTTCGGTCTTGCCCACTACGGCACGCCCGTGAAACCAGTCGTGGAACATCTTGAACAGAATATTCCAGTCATTCTAGAAATCGACATCCAAGGTGCCCGTAGCGTCAAACAGCGTGCGGGTGAGTTGGGCCTTGATGTGATGACCGTGTTCATTGCACCGCCGTCATTCGAGGAATTGGAGCGTCGTCTTGTCGGGCGTGGTACCGAAACCCCGGAACAGCAGGCGAAACGTTTGGAAACCGCGAAAATCGAGCTTGCTGCTGAACCTGAATTCGACAAAGTCATCGTCAATAATGTTGTCGATGATGCTGCAAACGAACTATGGAATCTTATTGCAACGGAATTCAATCTGTAA
- the ilvD gene encoding dihydroxy-acid dehydratase: MEMRSAKLMNGRVFAGARALYRAAGVDGKDFGKPIIAIANSFDEFLPGHVHLNKVGRLISEAIKEAGGIPREFNTMAVDDGIAMGHTGMLYSLPSRDIIADTVEYQVNAHCADALICIPNCDKVVPGMLMAALRLNIPTVFVSGGPMEAGTTVLPDGTVKKNTDLIDVMYASADDNLNEEDLLAYEKTVCPTCGSCAGMFTANSMNCLTEAIGLALPGNGTILASHSYRKDLFKRAAEQIVKIAKQYYDDDDETVLPRSIATKEAFENAMTMDVAMGGSTNTVLHILAMAQSADVDFTLDDIERISHTVPCICKASPSGEWEISDVHRAGGITGILGELDRAGKLHRDVHSIDYKTLEDKLNDWDIMRDTCTEQAKQMYLAAPGHIVSPDPWTHTTLFDSLDRDRMNGAIHDIDHPAVTEGGLAVLRGNLAPDGCVVKTAGVPKEIWTFRGPALVVESQEQAIEVILNDTLKPGMALVIRYEGPKGGPGMQEMLYPTSFVKGKGIGKQVAMLTDGRYSGGSSGLAIGHIAPEAANKGPIALIKNGDIINIDIPNRTVNVELSDEELTQRRAELEAGDGYVAHRDRKVSQALKAYAAFARSADKGATRDPELINKLSGLA; the protein is encoded by the coding sequence ATGGAAATGCGATCTGCAAAACTGATGAATGGACGAGTATTCGCGGGCGCGCGCGCCCTCTACCGTGCCGCTGGCGTGGACGGTAAGGATTTCGGCAAACCGATTATCGCCATTGCCAATTCCTTCGATGAGTTCCTGCCCGGCCACGTGCACCTGAACAAGGTTGGTCGACTGATCTCCGAGGCCATCAAGGAAGCCGGCGGCATCCCGCGTGAGTTCAACACGATGGCCGTTGACGACGGCATCGCCATGGGCCACACCGGCATGCTGTACTCCCTGCCGAGCCGTGACATCATCGCCGATACTGTGGAATATCAGGTGAACGCGCACTGCGCCGACGCTCTGATCTGCATCCCGAACTGCGACAAGGTCGTGCCGGGCATGCTGATGGCCGCTCTGCGTCTGAACATCCCGACCGTCTTCGTTTCCGGCGGCCCAATGGAGGCCGGTACCACGGTGCTTCCTGACGGCACAGTGAAGAAGAACACCGATCTGATCGACGTGATGTACGCCTCCGCCGACGACAATCTGAACGAAGAGGATCTGCTCGCCTATGAGAAGACCGTCTGCCCGACCTGTGGTTCCTGCGCCGGCATGTTCACCGCAAACTCGATGAACTGCCTTACCGAGGCCATCGGCCTGGCCCTGCCGGGCAATGGCACCATTCTGGCTTCGCACTCCTACCGTAAGGATTTGTTCAAGCGCGCCGCCGAACAGATCGTCAAGATCGCCAAGCAGTATTACGACGATGATGACGAGACTGTGCTCCCGCGTTCCATCGCCACCAAGGAAGCGTTCGAGAACGCCATGACCATGGATGTGGCCATGGGCGGCTCCACCAACACCGTGCTGCACATCCTCGCCATGGCGCAGTCCGCCGACGTGGACTTCACGCTTGACGATATCGAGCGCATTTCCCACACCGTGCCCTGCATCTGCAAGGCTTCACCGTCCGGCGAATGGGAGATCTCCGACGTGCATCGTGCCGGTGGCATCACCGGCATTCTCGGCGAGCTCGACCGTGCCGGCAAGCTGCACCGCGACGTGCATTCCATCGATTACAAGACGCTTGAGGACAAGCTCAACGACTGGGACATCATGCGTGATACCTGCACCGAGCAGGCCAAGCAGATGTATCTGGCGGCCCCGGGTCACATCGTGTCCCCGGATCCGTGGACGCACACCACCCTGTTCGATTCCCTCGACCGCGACCGTATGAACGGTGCGATCCACGACATCGACCATCCGGCCGTCACCGAAGGCGGTCTGGCCGTGCTGCGCGGCAACCTCGCCCCTGACGGCTGTGTGGTGAAGACCGCCGGTGTGCCGAAGGAGATTTGGACCTTCCGTGGACCGGCACTGGTCGTCGAATCCCAGGAACAGGCCATCGAGGTTATCCTCAACGACACCCTGAAGCCCGGTATGGCACTGGTCATCCGCTACGAGGGCCCAAAGGGCGGTCCGGGCATGCAGGAGATGCTGTACCCGACGTCGTTCGTCAAGGGCAAGGGTATCGGCAAGCAGGTCGCCATGCTGACCGACGGCCGCTACTCCGGCGGCTCCTCCGGTCTGGCCATCGGCCATATCGCTCCCGAGGCAGCGAACAAGGGCCCGATCGCCCTTATCAAGAACGGCGACATCATTAACATCGATATCCCGAACCGTACGGTGAACGTCGAGCTTTCCGACGAAGAACTGACCCAACGCCGCGCCGAACTCGAAGCCGGTGACGGCTATGTGGCACACCGCGACCGCAAGGTCTCCCAGGCGCTGAAGGCCTACGCGGCCTTCGCCCGTTCCGCAGATAAGGGTGCCACGCGCGATCCGGAGTTGATCAACAAGCTTTCCGGTCTCGCCTGA
- the rpoZ gene encoding DNA-directed RNA polymerase subunit omega: MAFGTQPTPTGLAEPPIDDLMEHADSKYALAIFAAKRARQINSYFTQLNEGLLQNVGPLVEYQNQEKPLSIAFREINDGLLEETLGEDDLTEGN; encoded by the coding sequence ATGGCATTCGGCACTCAGCCAACCCCGACCGGTCTTGCGGAACCGCCGATCGATGATTTGATGGAGCATGCTGACTCCAAGTACGCACTGGCTATTTTCGCAGCCAAGCGTGCCCGTCAGATCAATTCCTATTTCACCCAGCTTAACGAGGGCCTGCTGCAGAACGTCGGTCCGCTGGTGGAGTATCAGAATCAGGAGAAGCCGCTGTCCATCGCCTTCCGTGAAATCAACGACGGTCTGCTTGAGGAGACCCTCGGCGAAGACGATCTGACCGAAGGTAACTGA